Within Staphylococcus sp. NRL 16/872, the genomic segment AGTCGAACATACAGCGCCTTCATCAATTTGAACATAATCATCGACGTGTTGTTTTGCAATATCAAATGTGATGTCACCGACGCGAGCAACGGAAGCGCCGTCAACAAATTTATCAATATGATCTAGAGTGATAATTTTATTTTGAATCACTACAGATTCAAACATACTACTTGCACCTGCAGGCTCTACGCCAATAATTTGAGTATGAGGGCTGAAATCATCCATATAAGTACTTACGCCAGAAATTAATCCACCTCCACCAATAGCAGCAAATAAATAATCAAATACGACATTATCTTCTTTAGATTGTTCTAAAATTTCTTTAGCTAATGTGCCTTGACCAGCAATAGTATGAATATTATTAAATGGATCAATAAAAGTCATTTGATGTAATTTAGTATATTGTAGTGCTTCTTTAAGACAATCATCGAAGGTATCTCCAGTAAGTACAATTTCTACATTTTCAGCCCCAAAGAACTTTACTTGATTTACTTTTTGGAGTGGGGTAGTGACAGGCATGAAGATGACTGCGTTTAACCCTAATGCCTTAGCAGTATAAGCGACACCTTGTGCATGATTGCCAGCGCTAGCACACGTAATACCCTTAGCTTGTGCTTCGTGGTCTAATATAGAAATGGCATTATATGCACCTCGTAATTTGAATGAACGAACCCACTGCAAATCTTCTCTTTTTAAATACACATTACAATCATATTTTTGAGAGAGATAGTGGTCGTATTGGAGAGGTGTTTCTTTAACAATATCTTTGATTCGTAAATAAGCTTCATCTATATCTTTTGATGTCACTGTCGTCTTAAATGTCATATTCTATCAACCCTTACTTTGTTTTTCATATTTTTCTATTAAATCTTCATATTGAAGCGTAATGGCAATATCGTCTAAACCATTGACCAATTTATTCTTCCAAGTTTCATCAATATCAAAGTGAAATGACTTTTCATTAGTTGAAACTGTTTGATTAGGGAGGTCTATCGTAATTTCAGTTTGAGTTGCTAAATAATGTCTTGTATCTTCATCAAGAACAATCGGTAACATACCATTTTTAGTACAATTCATATAAAAGATATCGCTAAATCCTCCAGCAATAATAATATTAAAGCCGTAATCTTTTAATGCCCATGCAGCGTGTTCACGACTAGAACCGCAGCCAAAGTTATCACCTGTAATTAATATAGAAGCCCCTCTATATTCAGGTTTATTAGGATTAAAATCAGGATTATCAGTACCATCAGGTAAGTAACGCCACTCATCGAAAGCGAACGGCCCAAATCCTGTTTTAGTAATTCTCTTAAGATGGACTTTAGGTATAATTTGATCGGTATCGATATTATCGTTAAACAATGGGACAATTTTACCTGTATAAGTCGTAATAGGTTGCATTTCCATAATTAAACAACCACCTTTCGAACATCTACAAATTTACCATTAATCGCAGCAGCTGCAGCCATTGCTGGAGATACAAGATGTGTTCTTGCGCCTTTACCTTGTATACCTTCAAAGTTACGATTGCTTGTAGACGCACAATGTACGCCTACAGGGACTTGGTCAGGATTCATTCCTAGACACATTGAGCAACCTGGTTCTCTCCATTCAAACCCAGCTTCTTTAAAGATTTTATCAAGACCCATAGCCTCCGCTTCTTTTTTAACAGTGCGGGAGCCAGGTACAACGATCGCTGTAATTTTAGGATGCACTTGATTGCCTTTAACAATCTTACTTGCTTCAACTAAATCAGATAATCTAGCATTCGTACAAGATCCTAAGAAGACGTATCCTAAATCGATATCTTCTGCTTTTTGACCAGGGGATAGTCCCATATATTGATATGCCCGTTCATCATTAATATTTTTTATTTCTGGAAAAGGTGTATCGAAACCTACGCCCATTTCTGGATTAGTTCCCCAAGTGACTTGAGGTTCTAAATTGCTGACATCTAATTCAATGACTTTATCAAAATGTGCATCGTCATCAGAATAAAGCGTACGCCATTCATCTATACTTATCTCAAAGTTTTGTGCATATTTACGTCCTTTAACATATTCAAAAGTAATCTCATCAGGTTGGATAAGTCCATATTTTGCGCCACCTTCAATGGCCATATTACAAATCGTCATTCTTGCTTCCATAGATAATGACTTAATGGTTTCACCAGTAAATTCCAATGCATAACCAGTGCCAAAGTCGACACCATACTTACTAATGAGATACAAAATGATATCTTTTGCATAAACACCAGTGGGAAGTGTTCCATTGATATCT encodes:
- the leuD gene encoding 3-isopropylmalate dehydratase small subunit, yielding MMEMQPITTYTGKIVPLFNDNIDTDQIIPKVHLKRITKTGFGPFAFDEWRYLPDGTDNPDFNPNKPEYRGASILITGDNFGCGSSREHAAWALKDYGFNIIIAGGFSDIFYMNCTKNGMLPIVLDEDTRHYLATQTEITIDLPNQTVSTNEKSFHFDIDETWKNKLVNGLDDIAITLQYEDLIEKYEKQSKG
- the leuC gene encoding 3-isopropylmalate dehydratase large subunit is translated as MGQTLFDKVWDKHVLTGKEGEPQLLYIDLHLIHEVTSPQAFEGLRLQNRKLRRPDLTFATLDHNVPTIDIFNIKDEIANKQITTLQKNAKDFGVHIFDMGSDEQGIVHMVGPETGLTQPGKTIVCGDSHTATHGAFGAIAFGIGTSEVEHVFATQTLWQTKPKNLKIDINGTLPTGVYAKDIILYLISKYGVDFGTGYALEFTGETIKSLSMEARMTICNMAIEGGAKYGLIQPDEITFEYVKGRKYAQNFEISIDEWRTLYSDDDAHFDKVIELDVSNLEPQVTWGTNPEMGVGFDTPFPEIKNINDERAYQYMGLSPGQKAEDIDLGYVFLGSCTNARLSDLVEASKIVKGNQVHPKITAIVVPGSRTVKKEAEAMGLDKIFKEAGFEWREPGCSMCLGMNPDQVPVGVHCASTSNRNFEGIQGKGARTHLVSPAMAAAAAINGKFVDVRKVVV
- the ilvA gene encoding threonine ammonia-lyase IlvA, giving the protein MTFKTTVTSKDIDEAYLRIKDIVKETPLQYDHYLSQKYDCNVYLKREDLQWVRSFKLRGAYNAISILDHEAQAKGITCASAGNHAQGVAYTAKALGLNAVIFMPVTTPLQKVNQVKFFGAENVEIVLTGDTFDDCLKEALQYTKLHQMTFIDPFNNIHTIAGQGTLAKEILEQSKEDNVVFDYLFAAIGGGGLISGVSTYMDDFSPHTQIIGVEPAGASSMFESVVIQNKIITLDHIDKFVDGASVARVGDITFDIAKQHVDDYVQIDEGAVCSTILDMYSKQAIVAEPAGALSVSALESYKDKIKGKNVVCIVSGGNNDINRMKEIEERSLLYEEMKHYFILNFPQRPGALKEFVNEVLGPQDDITKFEYLKKSSQNTGTVIIGIQLKNHDDLSQLKTNVHDFDPSNIYINENKMLYSLLI